The window CTCCCGGCGGCGTCATCTTCGCGCCCTTGCTCTCAGCGCAATCGGGCACGCCTTACAACATCACCATCGGCAACGACCTCACCCAGAACAACCAGTTCAACGCACGCCCCACCTTCGCAACCTGCAGCCCCGGCAACGCCAACGTCGTCTCCACCCCCTACGGCTGCCTCGACGCCAATCCCTACGGAAAAAACGAGAAGATCATCCCCTACAACCTCGGCACCGGCCCAGCCAACTTCGTCCTTCACATGCGCGCCAGCAAAACCATCGGCATCGGCCCGCACATCAAGCAGGAGGGCGATCTCTCCGGCCAGAACGTGAACAATAGCGTCAACGGCCGCGGTCTCAGCGGCAACGGCGGCGGCGTGAAGATCGACGAAAAGGTCCCGCGCAAGTACAACATCACCTTCGTTGCCATCGCGCTGAATGTCTTCAACGTCGTGAACTGGGCGCCCCCCAACGGCGTCATCGACTCGCGACTATTTGGACAGACGCAGTCCCTTGCCGGCGGTCCCTACTCCGGCCCCACGCCCGGCAACCGCACCATCCTCTTCTTCACCAATTTCTCGTTCTAGCCAGCCCTACTTCAGCCCAATCCGTCGCTCCAGATCCACAAACCTCCGGTCCCCCCGTATCGGATCGAAGAACGGATGCGTCTTCACAAACTGCAGTATGTTCGACCGCTCCTTGTACGCCTCTTCGAGCCACACGAACGCCTGCTCCTTATCACCCATCCCCAGGTACGCATTCACGAACGCCGCCGCCGGCACATATCCCGTCTCTCTTCTCCGCTTCAAATTCCCGAGCACCCGCTCCGCATCCGCGCGCCGCCCCGCATGCGCATACGCCCGCACCAAAATCCCTTCCACTGCCGGGCTTCCCTTCGACACCGCATCCGCCTTCTCCAACACTTTCACCGCCTCCGCCGCCTCGTCCTTTCCCAGCAGAGCGAACCCTAATCCCATCAGCACTAACGCGTTCTCCGGATGAACCGCCGCCGAATCACGCGACTCCCGAATCGCCTCATCAAACCGATGCGCCTGAAACAAAACCCACGATACCCCTGATCCCGACACCGACACCGGGTCCAATTCCCTCGCGTGCTGTATCGTTGCAATCGCCTCATCGGCTCTTCCCTGGTCTGAAAGCCAAAGCGCATACTCCGCGTTCGTCACTCCGTCATTCGGGTTCAGTTCCAGCGCGCGCCTGTACTCCTTGTCTGCCTCCGCCCACTGCCACTCCTGCTGCAGCGCATTCGCGAGCACCCCGTGAGCGCTCGCAAGCGTCGGATCAATTTCAAGCGCCTTTCGCGCCGCCTCCATCACCTTGGGCCGCGTCCCCTCCGGCGACTGGCCCACAAATACCGTCCCCATCTCCGTGTAGGACTCCGCCACACCCACGTAAGCCGGCGCAAAGGTCGGGTCCTTCGCAATCGCATCCTCGAAGTACGCAATCGCCTGCGCGAGCTCCGGCCTCCCATTGGCCCCGTCAAACGCATATCTGCCCTTCAGATAGCTCTCGTACACCTCCGGAGCAACCGGTCGCGCCGCCGCCAGCCGCTGCTGCTCCTCACCCGTCACCGTCACTCGCACCTTCTCCGCAATCGCCTGCGCCAACTCGCTCTCCAGCGTCAGCGCATCGCTCACGTCGCGGTCATACGTCTCCGACCACATGTGCGTATCCGTCGCCGCCCGAATCAACTGCGCACTCACCCGAATCCGGCTTCCCTCCCGGATCACCGACCCCTCCACCACGGCGTCCACTCCCAATGCCTTTGCAATCTCTGGCACCGTCTGCTTCGGGTCCTTGAACCGCATCACCGACGTATGCGACGTCACCCTCAGCTCGCGAATCCCCGTCAGCCGCCCAATCAACTCCTCCGTCATCCCATCCGCCAGATAATCCTGCGAAGCGTCCCCCGACAGATTCCTTAGTGGCAACACTGCCAGCGACCGTATCTGCGGTCCCGCCGTCGCTCTCTCATGCGCCCGCCACGCGATATATCCCGCCACCGCCAGCCCCGCACAAACCACCACCGCCACCACCACCCACCACCACACCCGTCCCCGGTCACGAAGGACACCGGGTGCCGCAGGTTTCGTCAAAGACGTGGGTTCGCCGGCCGCCTGCTCCGCAACCTCCGGCCGCCGGTTCTCCAGCCACGCATCCAGCTCCGCCGCCACCGCATACACTGAGCCGCGCTTGTCGTGCACATGCCGGTAGACAGGCATGCCCTCGCGCTTCTCCCAGCGCTGCACCGTGGTCACATCGCGGTTCAGATACGCCGCGATCTCCTTCCACGAATCCAGCCGCTTCCCCTCAACGGCCGGCGCCCGCACCGAGGATCCCATCGCGCTCTCCTGGAAAGCCCGGGCCCTGTCACGAACGCCACGATTCTACTCCGCACTGCAATAGACAGCATTAGACGGCACGCCCGCCTTCCAGCGACTTACCTCTTGCCCCACGCCGTCAGCCCGGCCCACGCTGTTCAACATCTCTAGCCCGGAGGCTTCCCCATGTCTCGCATCACCCGGCTTTTCTTCGCCATCTTCGCCGCACTGAATCTCGCGGCCCTGCCCACCGCCCACAGCCAGCTCCCCTGGTTCCCACAACCCATCCAACACTTCGCCGGCATCCTCAACGACTACACCCCCTCCAACATCAAAGGTGGCCCCTGGGAGGTCCGCGGCAAGTGGACCCTCGACATCAACAACGCCACCCAGCACGCCGACTTCACCGCCGTCCTCACCATGGAAACCTCTGACTACGGCGTCACCACCGGCGTCGTCGATCCAACCAACACCGCCACCCGCTCCGCCCACACCCACAACATCGTGATGACCGGAGCCTCTCTCTCCAACGACACCAGCCACTGCTCCAGCTACAGCCCCGCGACCAGCGGCCCCGTCATCGTCGTCACCGGCCCAGCGCAGATCCTCACCGGCAACGGAAGCCCCGCGCCCTTCCAATCCATGGGAGATTCCACCCTCTGGATATGCCTCGCCGGCGGCACCCAAATCCCCTACTCCAATCTCAGCCTGCAGTTCGTAGGCCCAGCCACCGTGCACTTCGGCACCCAGTTCTTCCACGGCGTCGTCGTCCCGGAACACCACTAAACCGGGCGCCCCATTCGTACGCGCAGCGGAAGAGTGGGTTCACTGCAACGGCTTCAAATCCTCCAGCACCGTCGGCAGCAGCTCCGACACCGTCGGATGGATATGCATCGCGTGTGTCACCGTCGTATACGGCGCCCGCGCGTACAT of the Acidobacteriaceae bacterium genome contains:
- a CDS encoding tetratricopeptide repeat protein — its product is MGSSVRAPAVEGKRLDSWKEIAAYLNRDVTTVQRWEKREGMPVYRHVHDKRGSVYAVAAELDAWLENRRPEVAEQAAGEPTSLTKPAAPGVLRDRGRVWWWVVVAVVVCAGLAVAGYIAWRAHERATAGPQIRSLAVLPLRNLSGDASQDYLADGMTEELIGRLTGIRELRVTSHTSVMRFKDPKQTVPEIAKALGVDAVVEGSVIREGSRIRVSAQLIRAATDTHMWSETYDRDVSDALTLESELAQAIAEKVRVTVTGEEQQRLAAARPVAPEVYESYLKGRYAFDGANGRPELAQAIAYFEDAIAKDPTFAPAYVGVAESYTEMGTVFVGQSPEGTRPKVMEAARKALEIDPTLASAHGVLANALQQEWQWAEADKEYRRALELNPNDGVTNAEYALWLSDQGRADEAIATIQHARELDPVSVSGSGVSWVLFQAHRFDEAIRESRDSAAVHPENALVLMGLGFALLGKDEAAEAVKVLEKADAVSKGSPAVEGILVRAYAHAGRRADAERVLGNLKRRRETGYVPAAAFVNAYLGMGDKEQAFVWLEEAYKERSNILQFVKTHPFFDPIRGDRRFVDLERRIGLK